In the genome of Verrucomicrobiota bacterium, one region contains:
- a CDS encoding ABC transporter ATP-binding protein, giving the protein MNIYPRIVSYYRPYIWETFCALCILLFEIAFGLLKPWPLKVVVDDLLKVEDARYELPYLSMSFSFVTALSIVSVSYFLIHAISGALNFVSNYWLIKIGLRALLRMRTELYAYLQTLPLVFHDNRRSGDSVYRVAYDAQAIQTFFNSGIATVIRSGVMLIAVFVIMFQMNFFLTLISLSVVPLLFIAIQYFGGRIRRESEVFREKESDVLSKVSEGLGGIRIIQAFGRENEETKEFGKHCKRSIITNLKLQGTNLTSTLVVGLITATGMALMIYYGSLEISQGKIELGELLVLLAYLAMLYTPLEQLSYTVWALDGATSGAKRVFEILDVDNEIQDSPKAKELESVKGKIELQDVCFSYTPEKPVLLDVSLTVEPGQTVALVGGTGAGKTTILSLIPRFYDSSSGDVLIDGREIKDMKKASLRSAISIVWQDTLLVNGTVLDNISYGRPDASHQDIVFAAQAAQADDFIQKLAKGYETEVGERGVRLSGGQRQRIGLARAFLRQSPILLLDEPTSALDLKTEADMMESLGKLMEKKTTVIVTHRLTTVHHADHIYFMENGKVVESGTGPELMKLKGRYWDLWNVHSQGSQYD; this is encoded by the coding sequence ATGAATATCTATCCCAGAATCGTTTCTTATTATCGTCCCTACATTTGGGAAACATTTTGTGCGTTATGCATTCTCTTATTTGAAATTGCTTTTGGCTTACTTAAGCCATGGCCGCTCAAGGTCGTAGTGGATGATCTTTTGAAAGTAGAGGATGCTCGTTATGAGTTGCCCTATCTATCAATGTCTTTCTCTTTTGTGACAGCTCTATCTATTGTAAGTGTTAGCTATTTTCTTATTCATGCAATAAGTGGGGCGTTAAATTTTGTTAGTAACTATTGGTTGATTAAAATAGGTTTGAGGGCACTGCTTCGCATGCGAACTGAGCTGTATGCATATCTTCAAACCTTGCCACTAGTTTTTCATGATAATCGACGAAGTGGCGATTCGGTCTATCGAGTTGCTTATGATGCTCAGGCAATTCAAACATTCTTCAATAGTGGCATTGCTACGGTAATTCGTTCAGGTGTGATGTTGATAGCAGTCTTTGTCATTATGTTTCAGATGAATTTTTTTTTAACACTGATTTCATTGTCGGTAGTTCCTCTCTTATTTATAGCTATTCAGTACTTTGGAGGGAGAATTCGTAGGGAGTCTGAGGTTTTCCGAGAAAAAGAAAGTGACGTGCTTTCTAAAGTCTCTGAAGGGCTGGGTGGTATAAGAATTATTCAGGCATTTGGTAGAGAAAATGAAGAAACAAAAGAGTTTGGTAAGCACTGTAAAAGATCGATCATTACTAATTTAAAACTGCAAGGTACAAATTTAACTAGCACTTTAGTCGTTGGGTTGATTACTGCTACAGGTATGGCTTTGATGATTTATTATGGCTCTTTAGAAATTAGCCAAGGAAAAATTGAGTTGGGAGAGCTTCTAGTTCTCTTGGCTTATCTGGCGATGCTCTATACTCCGCTAGAACAGCTGAGCTATACCGTTTGGGCCTTGGATGGTGCGACATCCGGAGCAAAGCGAGTTTTTGAAATCCTGGATGTAGATAATGAAATTCAAGATTCGCCAAAAGCCAAAGAGTTAGAGTCTGTGAAAGGAAAAATTGAGTTACAAGATGTATGTTTTAGCTACACGCCAGAAAAGCCAGTTCTGTTAGATGTTTCATTGACAGTTGAGCCAGGACAGACTGTTGCCCTAGTTGGTGGAACTGGTGCAGGTAAGACCACTATTCTTTCCTTAATTCCCCGCTTTTATGATAGTTCTTCTGGTGATGTTCTTATCGATGGAAGAGAGATAAAGGATATGAAAAAGGCCAGCCTGCGGTCAGCGATTTCGATAGTTTGGCAAGATACGCTTCTAGTAAACGGAACGGTTTTGGACAATATTTCCTATGGTCGTCCAGATGCTTCTCATCAGGATATTGTTTTCGCTGCACAGGCTGCACAAGCCGATGATTTTATTCAAAAGCTAGCAAAAGGTTACGAGACGGAAGTGGGTGAGCGTGGGGTTAGATTAAGTGGTGGACAAAGGCAAAGAATAGGCCTGGCTCGAGCTTTCCTCAGACAGAGCCCTATTTTATTGCTGGATGAACCAACAAGCGCATTGGATTTAAAAACCGAGGCAGATATGATGGAGTCTTTGGGTAAATTGATGGAAAAGAAGACAACAGTTATTGTGACACATCGGCTGACTACGGTGCATCATGCGGATCATATCTATTTCATGGAGAATGGCAAAGTAGTTGAGTCTGGAACAGGTCCCGAGTTGATGAAATTAAAAGGCAGGTATTGGGATTTATGGAATGTGCATTCTCAAGGAAGTCAATACGACTAG
- a CDS encoding P-II family nitrogen regulator translates to MKVFHNRHGYCLVTAILPRHSTHRVLEEVLESGAAYAFTINARGSLIKNRWYQSFFPTLSPEQEILNFMLPLSDADHLMEQIVMAGNLRNYGAGSIFAVQFNELICAEDYPLWEAGKYTYESTSYDIRFKKNLVAIHHIAQKEDTDAITRAAIHAGAQGLTISFMRGIGIRDRLGLLRVTKNHEKELITVVVDEYDVDAIFQAMAQAGHVDQAGRGFVYQMPICKGLTNLSSVFHPEKHSASIQQIVRAIDEIQGNTHWRANQLLIHDPKASEFKDDNRHTIKKAVALGAVCHRKDTEMLLDKALEFGVPGASVGNWRLAEAKAKCTEGGLRMNREFSCIMMILDAEVIDPLRDVLQEVISDSGMKETCFFTIPAPIAKTFVSPSSERAKK, encoded by the coding sequence ATGAAAGTGTTTCATAATCGCCACGGTTACTGCTTAGTAACAGCTATCTTGCCTCGGCATAGTACCCACCGTGTACTAGAAGAGGTGCTAGAATCTGGAGCGGCCTATGCGTTTACTATTAATGCTAGAGGTAGTTTGATCAAAAACCGGTGGTACCAATCTTTTTTTCCAACTCTTTCACCTGAGCAAGAAATCCTGAACTTCATGCTGCCGCTTAGTGATGCGGATCATCTAATGGAACAAATTGTCATGGCGGGTAACCTTAGAAACTATGGAGCGGGGTCTATTTTTGCGGTGCAATTTAATGAACTCATCTGCGCTGAGGATTATCCTTTGTGGGAAGCAGGTAAGTATACCTACGAGTCGACCTCTTATGATATTCGTTTCAAGAAAAACTTAGTTGCTATTCATCATATAGCTCAAAAGGAAGATACAGATGCAATTACCAGAGCAGCCATTCATGCCGGTGCTCAGGGATTGACCATTTCCTTTATGAGAGGGATTGGTATTCGAGATCGCTTGGGACTTCTGCGTGTAACCAAGAACCATGAAAAGGAGCTCATCACAGTTGTGGTGGATGAGTATGATGTCGATGCTATTTTCCAAGCAATGGCGCAGGCCGGTCATGTTGATCAAGCGGGTAGAGGGTTTGTTTATCAAATGCCTATTTGTAAAGGGCTCACTAACCTTTCCAGTGTGTTTCATCCGGAAAAGCACTCCGCAAGTATCCAACAGATCGTCCGAGCTATTGATGAAATTCAAGGGAATACGCATTGGCGAGCTAATCAACTATTGATTCATGATCCCAAAGCTAGCGAATTTAAAGACGATAACAGACACACTATTAAAAAGGCGGTAGCTTTAGGCGCTGTATGTCATCGTAAAGATACAGAAATGTTATTGGATAAGGCTTTAGAGTTTGGAGTTCCTGGTGCAAGTGTAGGCAATTGGCGACTAGCAGAAGCTAAAGCCAAATGCACAGAGGGGGGATTGCGTATGAATCGAGAATTTAGTTGTATTATGATGATACTGGATGCAGAGGTTATCGATCCGCTTCGAGATGTTTTGCAGGAAGTCATCTCTGATAGTGGGATGAAAGAAACTTGTTTCTTTACCATTCCTGCACCTATTGCTAAGACCTTTGTTTCGCCTTCTAGTGAGCGGGCGAAGAAATGA
- a CDS encoding sulfatase — MTRKFRSYGKTYIFGISAVQLILISLIVGVVYVPDSLASPGADKRMNVLMLIIDDLNTWLLNKPERYSGKVIAPNIKRLADSGVNFTKAYTASPKCSPSRTAFLMGVEPWKSGHTDNSHDIKNSELLGKATSFLKLFQENGYHMTISGKVSHGYYGTGVKPDKYQKHTRDPHPPGAPLNGFAKNATGKVTERDWGPTHLKETEMSDTKIADCAIETLKMEHTKPFFIACGLFHPHMPWYVPQKYFDMYPLDEITVPPFKEDDLDDIPACGQKLIISRTYKSALKHNEYKKGVQGYLATTTYADAQMGRVLDTLAKSPYMDNTMVVLFSDHGFHVGEKRHWQKGSLWEDGTNVLLMFRVPGMTKAKQICSSPVSLLDLYPTITGIAGLAKPDYVAGRSLIPLLKDVNTPHNYPVYTAYQNHITVRTAKHRLIRYQDGGIEFYDCEKDPNEWTNQANNPEFDTIKNKLAASLPQFEMLPYVGNTNSGKKEKK; from the coding sequence ATGACAAGAAAATTTAGAAGCTACGGCAAAACGTATATCTTTGGCATCTCCGCTGTGCAATTAATCTTGATTAGTCTGATTGTAGGAGTCGTGTATGTACCTGATTCATTGGCTAGTCCAGGTGCTGATAAGCGGATGAATGTTCTCATGCTAATAATAGATGATCTGAATACCTGGCTTCTAAATAAGCCTGAACGCTATAGTGGTAAAGTTATTGCACCTAACATTAAACGCTTGGCAGATAGTGGTGTTAACTTTACAAAAGCTTATACTGCGAGTCCCAAGTGTTCACCCTCGCGGACAGCTTTTCTTATGGGAGTTGAACCATGGAAATCGGGCCATACTGACAATTCTCACGATATCAAGAATAGTGAACTGCTAGGTAAAGCGACATCATTTTTAAAGCTGTTTCAAGAGAATGGCTACCACATGACGATATCAGGGAAGGTAAGTCATGGATATTATGGCACTGGTGTGAAGCCAGATAAATACCAGAAACACACCCGAGATCCCCATCCTCCTGGTGCTCCCTTAAACGGTTTTGCTAAAAATGCTACTGGAAAAGTAACAGAACGCGACTGGGGTCCAACTCATCTTAAAGAAACGGAAATGAGTGACACGAAAATAGCGGATTGCGCCATAGAGACTTTGAAAATGGAACATACAAAACCGTTTTTTATAGCCTGTGGCTTGTTTCATCCGCACATGCCTTGGTATGTGCCTCAAAAATATTTCGATATGTATCCCTTGGATGAAATAACAGTTCCACCCTTTAAAGAGGATGACTTGGATGATATTCCTGCTTGCGGTCAAAAACTCATAATAAGTAGGACTTACAAAAGTGCTTTGAAGCATAATGAATATAAAAAAGGTGTTCAGGGTTATCTAGCGACTACTACCTATGCAGATGCTCAAATGGGAAGAGTTCTAGATACGTTAGCAAAAAGTCCCTACATGGATAATACAATGGTAGTGTTATTTTCAGATCACGGCTTTCATGTTGGGGAGAAAAGGCACTGGCAGAAAGGCTCGTTATGGGAGGACGGAACAAATGTTTTATTGATGTTTCGCGTTCCAGGTATGACAAAAGCTAAACAAATATGTAGTAGTCCCGTTTCCTTGTTGGATTTATATCCAACGATAACGGGCATAGCTGGATTGGCCAAGCCAGATTATGTGGCTGGAAGATCACTTATTCCTTTGCTTAAGGATGTGAACACACCACATAATTATCCCGTTTATACGGCGTACCAAAATCATATTACTGTGAGAACAGCTAAACATCGATTAATTCGGTATCAAGATGGAGGTATCGAATTTTATGATTGCGAGAAAGATCCAAATGAATGGACTAATCAGGCTAATAACCCAGAGTTCGATACTATAAAAAATAAATTAGCAGCCTCTCTTCCTCAATTTGAAATGCTTCCTTATGTGGGTAATACAAATAGTGGTAAGAAAGAGAAGAAATAG
- a CDS encoding DUF1538 family protein: MSDLPNKQASAFSQLGLSGILSIIWRYFREKAIDQLKSIWFIIAYLVVFQTLFLDLPIVYGATIGVGIFVVVIGLTFFMEGLRLGLMPFGETIGAILPRNSKLPLIMAFAFILGIGATFAEPAISVLKKAGSGVAPDKAPLLYSLLNDFSGQLVACVGVGVGVAVMLGILRFFYGWSLKVLIIPMVVILSGLTLYAYFDPTLNPVIGLAWDCGAVTTGPVTVPLVLALGIGVCRIIGEEDDGGSGYGIVTLASLFPILAVLLLSFYHFFVQDYYGQENYMNKSKVSQMEKETPKKLSRSEADEVPSLNFSEEEFQAYLKTGAFPKTFKNYRTVYQGGDIVLEDGKIVHRDTEIVLEKIEIRNRFQSLIDKQTKHPWDPNFKFLEEFINAILMAIQAIIPLCAFLFLTLLVVLREKLRHGDEIALGVIFAVFGMALFGLGLSLGLTPLGSQLGGNIPRAFASISPWGLSTTVDPLFSNPFLGKTIAIFFAFFLGYGATLAEPALNALGATVETTTVGVFKKSLLMQTVAVGVGMGIAAGVAQMMFIQLELTMLLIPPYLLLICLTLISSDEFVNFAWDSAGVTTGPITVPLVLAMGLGIGANIPGVIDGFGILALASVGPIITVLTVGLIVSRTRDQEIDSLENESVS; encoded by the coding sequence GTGTCTGATCTCCCTAATAAACAAGCCTCTGCATTTAGCCAATTAGGGTTGAGTGGAATTTTGAGCATTATTTGGCGTTATTTTAGAGAGAAAGCGATAGATCAACTCAAAAGCATATGGTTTATCATTGCTTATCTTGTGGTATTTCAAACGCTCTTTCTAGACTTGCCCATTGTATATGGAGCAACAATTGGTGTAGGAATTTTTGTGGTAGTCATTGGATTGACATTTTTTATGGAAGGTCTGCGTTTGGGCCTCATGCCTTTTGGAGAAACCATAGGAGCTATTCTTCCGCGAAATTCTAAGTTGCCGCTTATCATGGCTTTTGCCTTTATTTTGGGAATAGGTGCTACTTTTGCGGAGCCTGCTATTTCTGTTCTTAAAAAAGCAGGTAGTGGCGTAGCCCCTGACAAGGCTCCACTTTTATATAGTTTATTAAATGATTTTTCGGGACAGTTAGTCGCTTGTGTTGGGGTGGGTGTTGGTGTTGCCGTGATGCTTGGTATTCTTCGTTTTTTCTATGGGTGGTCACTCAAAGTTCTAATTATTCCTATGGTTGTCATTTTATCAGGGTTGACGCTTTATGCCTATTTTGATCCGACTTTAAATCCAGTAATTGGCTTGGCTTGGGACTGTGGAGCTGTTACGACAGGGCCTGTTACAGTGCCACTTGTTCTAGCTTTAGGTATTGGAGTTTGCCGGATTATTGGAGAGGAGGATGATGGAGGTTCGGGTTACGGGATTGTTACCTTGGCATCTTTGTTTCCTATATTGGCTGTTCTACTCTTATCCTTTTATCATTTTTTTGTGCAGGACTATTACGGGCAGGAAAACTATATGAATAAGTCTAAAGTTTCTCAGATGGAGAAAGAAACTCCCAAAAAGCTTTCACGGTCTGAAGCAGATGAGGTTCCATCCTTAAATTTTTCTGAGGAGGAATTTCAAGCATATTTAAAAACTGGAGCATTTCCCAAAACATTTAAGAATTATCGAACCGTTTACCAAGGAGGTGACATTGTCCTTGAGGATGGGAAGATTGTTCACCGAGATACTGAAATTGTTCTAGAAAAAATAGAAATAAGAAATAGGTTCCAGTCGCTAATAGATAAACAAACCAAGCATCCATGGGATCCTAATTTTAAGTTTTTAGAGGAATTCATAAATGCGATTTTAATGGCCATTCAAGCTATTATTCCACTTTGTGCCTTTCTATTTCTTACCTTGCTAGTGGTTTTGAGAGAAAAGTTGCGACATGGTGATGAGATTGCCTTGGGTGTAATCTTTGCTGTGTTTGGCATGGCGCTTTTTGGTTTAGGACTTTCATTGGGTCTGACACCCTTGGGTTCTCAACTAGGTGGTAATATTCCGCGTGCTTTTGCTTCGATTAGTCCTTGGGGATTGTCTACCACGGTTGATCCATTGTTCTCAAATCCCTTCCTGGGCAAGACCATTGCGATCTTCTTTGCGTTTTTCTTGGGTTATGGAGCAACCTTGGCCGAACCGGCATTGAATGCATTAGGGGCTACTGTTGAGACAACAACAGTTGGTGTTTTTAAGAAGAGTTTATTGATGCAAACTGTAGCAGTTGGAGTTGGTATGGGGATAGCTGCTGGCGTTGCCCAGATGATGTTTATTCAGCTGGAACTTACCATGTTATTGATTCCCCCGTACTTACTATTGATATGCCTAACCCTTATTTCATCTGATGAGTTTGTTAATTTTGCTTGGGATAGTGCAGGCGTGACGACTGGCCCGATTACGGTACCTCTCGTGCTAGCAATGGGCTTAGGAATTGGAGCAAATATTCCTGGCGTCATTGATGGATTTGGGATTCTAGCATTAGCCTCTGTTGGTCCAATCATTACTGTATTAACAGTAGGCTTAATTGTTAGCCGCACGCGTGATCAAGAAATCGATAGTCTCGAAAATGAAAGTGTTTCATAA
- a CDS encoding acetylxylan esterase, whose protein sequence is MMTLAETIDSEEVMRFKHKLPFDPAHGYTLNELLNIQAPEEAFDYLNFWQDAYEQAMEVSTRPRVQESQQKLPGYHLYDFEYTSLNQLRLGGWIALPDDEPITRGLIVGHGYGGRSEPDLDFHIPNAAILFLCVRGISRSQIKGIPSQPLKHVLHGIHSRDSYIIKGCVADIWCGTNALIQLIPEATLRLDYVGCSLGGGLGIMAMAHDHRFDKAHVSVPTFGHQPLRLSLPCTGSGLALTRYAEKNPEIIHTLSYFDAAVAARHIKIPIHFANALFDPCVPPPGQFAIYNAVSSPKELHVLKSGHFGHGTWQKENHAMNREIESFFTEE, encoded by the coding sequence ATGATGACACTTGCAGAGACTATTGATTCTGAAGAGGTAATGCGCTTCAAGCACAAGCTTCCTTTTGATCCGGCACACGGCTACACACTGAATGAACTTCTTAACATCCAAGCTCCGGAAGAAGCTTTTGACTACCTCAATTTTTGGCAAGATGCCTACGAGCAAGCAATGGAGGTGTCAACGCGCCCACGGGTCCAAGAAAGCCAACAAAAACTCCCTGGCTATCATCTTTACGATTTTGAATACACCTCTCTCAATCAACTGCGCCTTGGAGGATGGATCGCCCTCCCTGACGATGAGCCCATTACTCGCGGCTTAATAGTAGGGCACGGATACGGAGGACGCTCCGAACCGGACCTGGACTTCCACATTCCCAACGCCGCTATTCTCTTTCTCTGCGTCCGAGGAATTTCCAGAAGCCAAATTAAAGGAATTCCATCACAGCCCCTCAAACATGTCTTGCATGGCATCCATAGTCGCGACAGCTACATTATAAAAGGTTGCGTTGCAGACATATGGTGTGGAACGAATGCACTCATTCAACTCATACCTGAGGCAACTCTTAGACTTGATTATGTTGGGTGCAGTCTAGGAGGAGGACTTGGCATTATGGCCATGGCCCATGATCACCGCTTTGATAAAGCCCATGTATCTGTTCCGACATTTGGCCATCAACCCCTTCGCCTATCCCTACCTTGCACAGGCAGTGGCTTAGCCCTTACGCGATATGCTGAGAAAAATCCCGAAATTATTCACACGCTTTCCTACTTTGATGCAGCTGTGGCAGCTCGCCATATCAAAATACCCATACACTTTGCCAACGCCTTGTTTGATCCTTGTGTTCCACCACCTGGTCAGTTTGCTATCTACAATGCAGTTAGCTCACCAAAGGAACTACACGTTTTAAAAAGCGGTCATTTTGGTCATGGTACTTGGCAAAAAGAAAATCATGCGATGAATCGAGAAATCGAGAGCTTCTTCACCGAAGAATAA
- a CDS encoding DNRLRE domain-containing protein, with protein sequence MIYHLVPKPHVMFYKLLRKHIWMNLSVVALVILLTSTSAEAQIAIEASDNAFFRNRFASARNASETLEIRDDGTGQNGRISYLRFDVSSLNPPDIASVTLDLYFSNFNGSVDDPETLFLYALNDGADANFGNSETSWSSTGANALTPNNRPDAGFAELIPNANTTGSLASLSLAGLADETVLSFDIDLASFQTLLTNDTNNEITLMLAGFNGTVSSFASVTNTSGFAVPTLSVTAIPEPSSLALLIVGATGLYFIRRKRS encoded by the coding sequence ATGATTTACCATTTAGTACCTAAACCACATGTGATGTTCTACAAATTACTACGCAAGCATATATGGATGAATCTTTCGGTAGTTGCTCTAGTCATCCTACTTACAAGCACTTCTGCTGAAGCGCAAATCGCGATAGAAGCTTCAGACAACGCTTTTTTTAGAAATAGATTTGCATCAGCACGAAATGCCAGTGAGACTCTGGAGATAAGAGATGATGGTACAGGCCAAAATGGACGTATTTCTTATTTACGTTTCGATGTGAGCAGTTTGAACCCACCTGACATTGCCTCAGTGACCTTAGATCTCTATTTCAGCAACTTCAATGGTAGCGTCGACGACCCAGAGACACTTTTTTTATACGCTTTGAATGACGGTGCAGATGCTAATTTTGGAAATAGTGAGACTTCATGGAGTAGCACAGGCGCTAACGCGCTCACGCCTAATAATCGCCCGGATGCAGGATTTGCAGAACTCATTCCCAATGCTAATACCACCGGATCACTGGCATCACTGTCCCTTGCAGGTCTGGCAGATGAGACGGTCTTAAGTTTCGACATAGACCTAGCCTCTTTTCAGACACTTTTAACAAATGATACGAATAATGAAATTACCTTAATGTTAGCAGGTTTCAATGGGACTGTATCAAGTTTCGCATCTGTGACTAACACCAGCGGTTTCGCTGTTCCGACGCTTAGTGTTACGGCTATTCCTGAGCCTTCTAGCCTAGCTCTTCTAATCGTAGGTGCAACAGGCCTCTACTTTATCAGGCGCAAACGGTCCTAA
- the alaS gene encoding alanine--tRNA ligase, whose translation MTSGEIRESFLDFFREKRHTIVSSSSLMPDAPNLLFTNAGMNQFVPIFLEEMPCPYTPARAADTQKCIRAGGKHNDLEDVGFDTYHHTFFEMLGNWSFGDYFKKDAIEWAWELVVERWKFPASRLYATVYKPGEGDPASFDQEAYDFWKMLFEKVGLDPDIHIVNGNKKDNFWMMGETGPCGPCSELHVDLTPEGDSKGSLVNMDDARCIEIWNLVFIQFNAQPDGSMVPLPSQHVDTGMGFERVCSILQGTRNFTDFKHAQISNYETDVFRPLFDKLEELTGKPYGGTLPKPGQTDLSGQEKLDVAFRVISDHIRALTFSIADGILPSNEGRGYVLRRILRRAVRYGREVGLNHLFFHQIVQVVATTFGDVFPELRKRQSDVEKVIQAEEESFSKTLDRGIELFEKIVDKGKEISGEDAFKLYDTYGFPVDLTQLMARERGLKVDEIGFEKFMSEQRERSKAARKSEVIEVSETEEPALETQFVGFEEKEGVAVQVCTHQLQFGKTEDEVIRAKLFFTPTPFYGEMGGQVGDAGWLEFDSKRIEIIDTKKTPAGNVVHLTEDLEDLDALSFPLKASVNVARRALIESHHSVTHILHWALREVLGDRVGQKGSYVGPDRLRFDFSHLEAMKKEEIDKVESLINERIQENAKVSWNERPYAEVKGDPSIMQAFGEKYGEVVRVVDIGGYSKELCGGTHVTGTALIGSLRIISESGIAAGVRRVEAIAGESLRPYVLAEDLKLKETVKQVSKGRNTRVTFADLPEASVEELWSIFDQNRKSLEALRAEIKRLDKEEAKKVQVELQKNASGKAKELIQSAEQIGEISCIAVHLGEVPGGYLQTLANEITKQWEGVVILGGQTGESKVGLLAAVSASLNKKILAGDLMKEMAPIVGGKGGGRPEMAQGGGTDPSKIENALEAGKKKLG comes from the coding sequence ATGACATCGGGAGAAATTAGAGAGAGTTTTCTAGATTTTTTTAGAGAGAAGCGGCATACGATTGTTTCTTCTTCGAGCTTAATGCCTGATGCCCCCAATCTTTTATTTACCAATGCTGGCATGAATCAGTTTGTTCCCATTTTTTTAGAGGAGATGCCATGTCCTTATACACCTGCGAGAGCGGCTGACACGCAAAAATGCATACGCGCTGGAGGCAAGCATAACGATTTGGAGGATGTAGGATTTGATACTTATCACCATACTTTTTTCGAAATGCTGGGGAACTGGTCATTCGGAGATTATTTTAAGAAAGATGCGATTGAGTGGGCATGGGAATTAGTAGTCGAGCGTTGGAAATTTCCGGCCAGCCGACTTTATGCGACGGTCTATAAACCTGGTGAGGGAGATCCTGCATCATTTGATCAGGAAGCATATGACTTCTGGAAAATGCTTTTTGAAAAGGTTGGCTTGGACCCCGACATCCATATCGTAAATGGTAATAAAAAAGACAATTTCTGGATGATGGGGGAGACAGGGCCTTGTGGTCCTTGCTCGGAGTTACATGTGGATCTTACTCCTGAAGGTGATAGCAAAGGTTCCCTGGTAAATATGGATGATGCTCGTTGCATAGAAATATGGAACTTAGTCTTTATTCAGTTTAATGCACAGCCTGATGGATCGATGGTGCCTTTACCTTCACAGCACGTAGATACAGGAATGGGGTTCGAGCGAGTTTGTTCCATCCTCCAGGGGACGAGGAATTTTACGGATTTTAAGCATGCCCAAATTTCCAACTATGAAACGGATGTCTTTCGCCCGCTTTTTGATAAGTTAGAGGAACTAACCGGTAAACCCTATGGGGGGACTTTGCCGAAACCTGGGCAGACAGATCTCTCCGGTCAAGAAAAGTTGGATGTGGCTTTTCGTGTCATTAGTGATCACATACGAGCATTAACGTTCTCTATAGCAGATGGAATCTTGCCAAGCAATGAAGGGAGAGGCTATGTGCTTCGCCGGATTCTAAGGAGAGCCGTGCGTTATGGTCGGGAGGTAGGATTAAATCATCTCTTCTTCCATCAAATCGTTCAGGTAGTAGCTACCACCTTTGGAGATGTTTTCCCGGAGTTGAGAAAAAGACAATCAGATGTAGAAAAAGTCATTCAAGCTGAGGAGGAAAGTTTTTCTAAAACATTGGATCGCGGGATCGAGCTTTTTGAGAAAATTGTTGATAAGGGCAAAGAAATATCTGGAGAAGATGCTTTTAAATTGTATGACACTTATGGCTTTCCTGTCGACTTAACGCAACTCATGGCTCGTGAGCGAGGTTTGAAAGTAGATGAGATTGGCTTTGAGAAATTCATGAGTGAGCAGCGGGAGCGGTCTAAAGCTGCTAGAAAATCCGAGGTGATAGAAGTGTCTGAAACTGAGGAGCCAGCTCTGGAAACTCAGTTTGTTGGCTTTGAGGAGAAGGAAGGAGTAGCAGTTCAGGTCTGTACGCATCAGCTCCAATTTGGAAAAACAGAGGATGAAGTGATCCGTGCGAAGTTGTTTTTTACACCTACACCTTTTTATGGAGAGATGGGAGGTCAAGTTGGTGATGCTGGTTGGCTGGAGTTTGATAGCAAGCGGATCGAAATTATTGATACGAAGAAAACTCCTGCCGGTAATGTGGTGCATCTCACGGAGGACTTAGAGGATCTTGATGCCCTGTCTTTCCCATTGAAGGCGAGCGTAAATGTAGCGAGACGTGCGTTGATTGAGTCCCATCATTCAGTGACCCATATCCTGCATTGGGCTTTGCGTGAAGTATTGGGTGATAGGGTGGGACAGAAGGGTTCTTATGTGGGGCCAGATCGCTTGCGCTTTGATTTTTCTCATTTGGAAGCAATGAAGAAAGAAGAAATTGATAAGGTTGAGAGCCTTATCAATGAACGAATCCAAGAAAATGCTAAAGTCAGCTGGAATGAGCGCCCTTACGCCGAGGTAAAAGGGGACCCTTCTATTATGCAAGCGTTTGGAGAAAAGTATGGGGAAGTTGTTCGAGTTGTTGATATTGGGGGCTATTCTAAAGAGCTTTGTGGTGGAACGCATGTCACAGGAACAGCCTTGATTGGTTCATTGCGAATTATCTCTGAAAGTGGGATTGCAGCAGGGGTGCGCCGCGTTGAAGCGATTGCGGGCGAATCTTTGCGTCCTTATGTTTTAGCTGAGGATTTGAAATTAAAAGAAACAGTCAAACAAGTTTCCAAAGGAAGAAATACTAGGGTTACTTTTGCAGATCTTCCGGAAGCTTCCGTTGAGGAACTATGGAGCATTTTTGATCAAAATCGTAAGTCACTGGAGGCACTTCGAGCTGAGATAAAGAGGCTAGATAAGGAAGAAGCCAAGAAAGTTCAAGTTGAGTTGCAAAAGAATGCTTCAGGTAAGGCCAAGGAGTTGATTCAATCGGCTGAGCAAATCGGTGAGATATCATGTATTGCGGTTCACTTGGGCGAAGTGCCAGGTGGTTATTTGCAGACTTTAGCAAATGAGATTACGAAGCAATGGGAAGGTGTGGTTATTCTTGGAGGGCAAACAGGTGAGTCGAAGGTTGGACTTCTTGCTGCTGTGAGTGCTTCGCTTAATAAAAAGATCCTTGCTGGAGATCTTATGAAAGAAATGGCTCCGATTGTTGGAGGTAAAGGTGGTGGTCGACCAGAAATGGCTCAAGGTGGTGGAACGGATCCTTCAAAGATCGAGAATGCTCTTGAAGCAGGAAAAAAGAAACTTGGTTGA